One window of the Seriola aureovittata isolate HTS-2021-v1 ecotype China chromosome 22, ASM2101889v1, whole genome shotgun sequence genome contains the following:
- the lrtm2a gene encoding leucine-rich repeat and transmembrane domain-containing protein 2, giving the protein MPPHTHLPGGIGLPPPSATTHLARPVFLCVLCLLAALLPPASSCPPPCLCSSDGLVVDCGGRGLSSLPPLHLMPPGSRSFLLANNKLASLGASAFANLSSLEELDLSNNYLDNLPAGLFRDMTNLTRLTLHNNSLTVMDRDLFQGLGGLQSLDLSLNGLSSVPLGLLDELQSLRWLSLAGNRLHGLERAAFEPLANLQHLELGHNPWECDCNLRDFKHWMEWLLYRGGKVDAVECTLPKDLRGRDIRGVPVEMFNYCLQLEDENGGGEGSRSGQKGVPPCSRNALNPSGATPISDNSGNTGDDSSSNTGGGGGGGGGGGEASSDCVRARYRPVSVRRAIGTVVIAGVVCGIVCIMMVAAAAYGCIYASLMAKYQRELKKRQPLMGDGEADGEDREEKQISSVA; this is encoded by the exons ATGCCCCCCCACACCCACCTCCCTGGGGGCATAGGCCTCCCCCCTCCCAGTGCTACCACCCACTTGGCCAGACCTG tcttcctctgtgtcctctgccTCCTGGCGGCGCTGCTGCCACCAGCCTCCTCCTgccctcctccctgtctctgctcctcagATGGCCTGGTGGTGGACTGCGGGGGCCGGGGTCTCTCTTCCCTGCCTCCCCTGCACCTCATGCCTCCGGGGAGCCGCTCCTTCCTGCTAGCCAACAACAAGCTTGCCTCGCTGGGAGCCTCTGCCTTCGCTAACCTCTCCTCTCTGGAG gAGCTGGACCTCTCTAATAACTACCTAGATAATTTACCAGCTGGATTATTCAGAGACATGACCAACTTGACGAGGCTGACTCTGCACAACAACTCACTAACAGTAATGGACAGAGACCTCTTCCAG GGTTTGGGGGGTCTTCAGAGTCTGGATCTGTCCCTGAACGGACTGTCCTCTGTTCCTCTCGGGCTACTGGACGAGCTGCAGAGCCTCAG GTGGCTGTCTCTAGCGGGTAACAGGCTCCATGGTTTGGAGAGGGCAGCGTTTGAGCCCCTTGCCAACCTACAACACCTGGAATTGGGACACAACCCCTGGGAATGTGACTGCAACCTCCGCGATTTTAAACACTGGATGGAGTGGCTGCTGTACAGAG gggGGAAAGTGGACGCAGTGGAGTGCACGCTACCGAAGGATCTGCGTGGGCGAGACATCCGTGGTGTTCCAGTGGAAATGTTCAACTACTGCCTCCAACTTGAAGATGAGAACGGAGGAGGTGAAGGTTCCCGTTCTGGACAAAAAGGTGTTCCTCCTTGCAGCAGGAACGCTCTTAACCCCAGTGGAGCAACACCAATTTCTGACAACAGCGGCAACACTGGTGATGACTCCTCTTCAAacacaggaggtggaggaggaggaggaggaggaggtggggaggcCTCGTCGGATTGTGTACGCGCCCGTTACCGACCTGTGAGTGTGCGCCGCGCCATCGGCACGGTGGTGATTGCCGGCGTGGTTTGCGGCATCGTTTGCATCATGATGGTTGCAGCCGCGGCGTATGGCTGCATCTATGCCTCCCTGATGGCCAAATACCAGAGAGAGCTGAAGAAGAGGCAGCCGCTGATGGGAGACGGAGAGGCGGACGGGGAGGATAGGGAGGAGAAACAGATCTCCTCTGTAGCCTAG